A genomic region of Populus nigra chromosome 11, ddPopNigr1.1, whole genome shotgun sequence contains the following coding sequences:
- the LOC133668411 gene encoding uncharacterized protein LOC133668411, whose translation MSKNSPRIIQGLLKLHYNHVSTSKPSPLTTPSLASRISTSFTRPYSNASSNFTPLNSQIPCFTSKPTSSNLGLSQILSCTKPNSSFSKNGSFFYGVRQFSFKGSSDLGKRVDGNFAKKLLEKPATAFTSAFSRYREALGLQIDAFLKRNSLFLIGAGGVIICALLWRIMFGIANTFVSLSEGMAKYGFLALSSAIVAFSGLYIRSRITINPDKVYRMAMTKLNTSAGILEVMGAPLTGTVLRAYVMSGGGLVLKNFKPTVRSKRCFLIFPIQGSERKGLVSVEVKKKKGQYDMRLLAVDIPMASGPDQRLFLIGDEEEYKVGGGLISELRDPVVKAMAASKEFDDLDQIEEEEDAEKELQEAERKHREEIEKLEKGGS comes from the exons ATGTCGAAAAACTCACCAAGAATCATCCAAGGTCTTCTCAAACTCCACTACAATCATGTTTCTACTTCCAAGCCCTCACCTTTAACCACTCCTTCTCTTGCCTCTAGAATTTCTACCTCTTTTACCAGACCTTACTCAAATGCCTCCTCAAATTTCACTCCTTTAAACTCTCAAATCCCATGTTTTACTTCAAAACCCACTTCTTCTAATCTGGGTTTATCTCAGATTCTCTCCTGTACAAAACCCAATTCTTCATTTTCTAAAAATGGGAGTTTTTTCTATGGGGTGAGGCAGTTTTCTTTCAAAGGTTCTTCGGATTTGGGGAAAAGGGTTGATGGGAATTTTGCAAAAAAGCTTCTTGAGAAGCCGGCCACTGCTTTTACTTCTGCTTTCTCGAGGTACCGTGAAGCTTTAGGGTTGCAAATTGATGCCTTTTTAAAGAGGAATTCCTTGTTTTTGATCGGGGCAGGAGGAGTGATAATTTGTGCTTTGCTTTGGAGGATTATGTTTGGTATTGCTAATACTTTTGTTAGTCTATCTGAAGGCATGGCGAAGTATGGGTTTCTCGCCCTTTCATCTGCCATCGTTGCCTTTTCT GGCCTGTATATCCGCTCAAGAATTACAATCAATCCTGATAAAGTTTATAGAATGGCCATGACAAAGCTGAACACCTCAGCTGGGATTCTTGAGGTTATGGGTGCTCCTCTCACAGGAACAGTATTAAGAGCCTATGTGATGTCAGGAGGTGGACTTGTTCTAAAGAACTTCAAGCCAACTGTTAGGAGCAAGCGGTGTTTTCTCATCTTCCCAATACAAGGTTCTGAGAGAAAAGGTCTAGTCAGTGTCGAagttaagaagaagaaaggccag TATGATATGAGGTTATTGGCTGTTGACATCCCCATGGCATCAGGACCTGATCAGCGATTATTTCTGATTGGAGACGAAGAAGAATACAAGGTTGGTGGTGGTTTGATATCTGAGCTGAGAGATCCTGTTGTGAAAGCAATGGCAGCAAGCAAGGAATTTGATGATCTTGATCAAATTGAGGAAGAGGAGGATGCTGAGAAGGAACTTCAGGAAGCTGAAAGAAAGCACCGTGAGGAAATTGAAAAGCTTGAAAAAGGTGGCTCCTAG